One Scyliorhinus canicula chromosome 9, sScyCan1.1, whole genome shotgun sequence DNA segment encodes these proteins:
- the prr33 gene encoding adhesive plaque matrix protein, which yields MGIKMLMAVTTLPATSHYASPSPKPPPPLAPKPDKDNIKLQKILKRAARRKAAQTYLQPVDTSDKSHSYLSKPFRSSLSPVSEASPDLEHCEHRSRSPRSLQSHKIPGLILPPYRQDPAIVNRAHVVSPYPTHKSFYKGKIEILPKIKISTPQTPAEQQNQAFRNLPQPIVPEKTFTIPNIQPAIKTQELPKFSIPPRFSPSFYTPRLWPGIEVSFANVSTVKSGTFKAPIPDIHIVNVFGVNGPSTDATSAAVPVLETSRIKTPTNEPYLETFPNTPREKTPIHEAPRAKTPTYEAPRAKTPTYEAPMAKTPTYEAPRAKTPTYEAPRAKTPTYEAPRAKTPTYEAPRAKTPTYEAPRAKAPTYEAPRAKTPTYEAPRAKTPTYEAPRAKTPTYEAPRAKTPTYEAPRAKTPTYEAPRAKTPTYEAPRAKTPTYEAPRAKTPTYEATRAKTPTYEAPRAKTPTYEAPRAKTPTYDPPGAKTLINELPQETLTKKVDNTQNIENDDLTVGIGTVEIEIHHAEMTSTSKNKTETESKPSDMVVEPTNQERAKSFPKEEHQLKSQEKAKPPRIKTSGWVRLKKHMIVEEEPPKFPEPESELSQSESQEQNQDKTEDRKGESQKTKGSRANKMWDAVLFQMFAAKGHMESNQESNQDNSKQTQQASPVFSSRLPLLLFRPRFDARKLKEAAERPLKRISNTLIESGLHRKAIDDEELKDFNRTAKGWPTKQKEIS from the exons ATG gGAATTAAAATGCTAATGGCTGTAACAACTTTACCAGCTACCAGTCACTACGCATCACCCAGTCCaaagccaccaccacctctggcaccAAAGCCAGACAAGGACAATATCAAGTTACAAAAAATCTTGAAGCGGGCTGCAAGGCGGAAGGCCGCACAAACATATTTACAGCCTGTGGATACATCAGATAAGTCTCATTCTTACTTATCTAAACCTTTTCGTTCTAGTCTGTCTCCTGTTAGTGAAGCTAGTCCTGACTTAGAACACTGTGAGCACCGTTCTCGATCTCCACGATCCCTTCAATCTCATAAAATACCAGGATTAATTTTGCCACCTTACAGACAAGATCCTGCAATAGTAAACCGTGCACATGTCGTAAGTCCGTATCCTACACATAAATCGTTCTACAAGGGCAAAAtcgagattctcccaaaaataAAAATTAGTACCCCACAGACACCAGCTGAGCAACAGAACCAAGCATTCAGAAACCTGCCACAGCCTATTGTTCCTGAAAAGACATTCACCATTCCAAATATTCAACCAGCTATCAAAACACAAGAACTGCCCAAATTCTCAATACCACCACGGTTTTCCCCAAGCTTTTATACGCCAAGATTATGGCCTGGCATTGAGGTCTCCTTCGCAAATGTTTCCACAGTTAAATCTGGTACATTTAAAGCTCCGATTCCTGACATTCATATTGTTAACGTTTTTGGTGTCAATGGCCCCAGTACTGATGCGACTAGTGCTGCAGTTCCTGTGCTTGAAACTTCCAGAATAAAGACACCTACCAATGAACCTTATCTGGAAACCTTTCCCAACACTCCAAGGGAAAAGACCCCCATACATGAAGCTCCAAGGGCAAAGACTCCTACCTATGAAGCTCCAAGGGCAAAGACTCCTACCTATGAAGCTCCAATGGCAAAGACTCCTACCTATGAAGCTCCAAGGGCAAAGACTCCTACCTATGAAGCTCCAAGGGCAAAGACTCCTACCTATGAAGCTCCAAGGGCAAAGACTCCTACCTATGAAGCTCCAAGGGCAAAGACTCCTACCTATGAAGCTCCAAGGGCAAAGGCTCCTACCTATGAAGCTCCAAGGGCAAAGACTCCTACCTATGAAGCTCCAAGGGCAAAGACTCCTACCTATGAAGCTCCAAGGGCAAAGACTCCTACCTATGAAGCTCCAAGGGCAAAGACTCCTACCTATGAAGCTCCAAGGGCAAAGACTCCTACCTATGAAGCTCCAAGGGCAAAAACCCCCACCTATGAAGCTCCAAGGGCAAAGACTCCTACCTATGAAGCTCCAAGGGCAAAGACTCCTACCTATGAAGCTACAAGGGCAAAGACTCCTACCTATGAAGCTCCAAGGGCAAAGACTCCTACCTATGAAGCTCCAAGGGCAAAGACTCCTACCTATGACCCACCAGGAGCAAAGACACTTATAAATGAGCTGCCTCAAGAAACACTTACCAAAAAGGTTGACAATACCCAAAATATTGAAAATGATGACCTCACAGTTGGCATTGGTACTGTTGAAATAGAAATCCATCATGCAGAGATGACAAGCACTTcgaaaaacaaaacagaaactgaATCCAAACCTTCTGACATGGTTGTTGAACCAACTAACCAAGAAAGGGCCAAGTCATTTCCTAAAGAGGAACATCAACTGAAGTCCCAAGAGAAAGCTAAACCTCCTAGAATCAAGACCAGTGGTTGGGTTCGTCTTAAGAAACACATGATAGTGGAAGAGGAGCCACCAAAGTTCCCAGAGCCAGAGTCCGAGCTATCACAGTCAGAATCACAAGAACAGAACCAAGACAAAACAGAGGATAGGAAAGGAGAGTCTCAAAAGACAAAAGGATCACGGGCTAATAAGATGTGGGATGCTGTGCTATTTCAAATGTTTGCTGCTAAAGGGCACATGGAAAGCAATCAGGAGTCAAACCAAGACAACTCCAAGCAAACTCAGCAGGCATCTCCAGTATTCAGTAGCCGTCTGCCTCTTCTGCTCTTTAGACCTCGATTTGATGCAAGGAAATTAAAAGAAGCAGCTGAAAGACCCCTGAAGAGGATTAGTAATACACTGATTGAATCAGGGCTGCATCGCAAAGCTATTGATGATGAAGAACTTAAGGACTTCAATCGGACTGCAAAAGGCTGGCCAACTAAACAAAAAGAAATAAGTTGA